The Prochlorococcus sp. MIT 1341 genomic interval GTTGGCTAGCCATCCAGTTGCAGTTACTGAATTGCCTAATTCATCTTTCGCACTTGTCCCGCCTCCGCTGCCGCCTGCGCTAGGAGGAATGAAGTAATTAACCACTGGATATAGGGCACCGAGGGCGACCCCAGTTAGCGATCCAAATGTAAGCAGATTCATGAACTGCCTTCGCCCCATTGAGGGCACATCGCTACTGGTCATTTGTGTCATAAGGGTCGTTAACCTGAGCACAATAATGACCATTATGGACTGTGAAGGGCCCCGATTGCTTTTGGGAAAGGCCTTTGTTATCTCGTCGCAACCCTTACGCCTTGACTGACAGCGCATCTAAAGACTTTTACCTTCCACTCGATGTTGACGAGGTGATTGATTGCCTGATTCAACGATGGGATGTGAGCTATGACTTGCAGTTAGTAGTTAGGAATAAACGTCTTTATTTGCAAATTATGTGGGCTTATCTGGAGCAGCAATCCTTTCCGTTAGAAGAGAGCGCTTATAGACTGCATATTGCAGAAGTTCTTGATATTGTTAATAGGCTTGGCTTAGCTGATTCAGTAAGGAGTTGGCTCTCAAATACCCCAAAAAGACCTCGGGTTGGCAAGGCGCTTAGTCTGCCGCTGGTGGCTGATCAGCGTTTGGATGAATTTGTCCTTTGACCTGATCAGTTAGGGCAACTAAAGCAACCCCTATTAAGAAGAGGGCTGTTATGGCAGTAGTCAATAGGAGCATTGTGACTGGATCAGTAGATGGAGTGAGAACAGCGCCTAATAAAGCTGCTACAAGAACCACCCAACGCCAAGAAGAGAGCATTTGTTTCCAGTTGATTAGCCCAAATGCACCTAAAAGCAATTGAAGAACAGGCAATTGAAAAGCTAATCCTGTAGAAAGCATTAGTAGAAGTACAAAATCTAGATAACGTTCAATTGACCAAATAGGCTCCACTACGTCTGCTCCGTAGTGGAGAAGGAACCTAAGTGCAGCAGGAACTAATGCCCACCATGCAAAAGCTAGTCCCGCAAAAAATAATATTGCTGACCCTGCTACAGCTGGTGCAATAAGACGTCTTTCCCTGATAGTTAAACCAGGAAGAATAAAAGAGAGTCCTTGATAGAGGATGAAAGGTAGAGAAAAAGTGAGTCCTGCGTATCCTGCAACTTTTAATGAGACAAAAAGAAACTCACCAGGCGCTACTTGTAAAAATTTAATCGACCCGGCAGGCGCTTCAAGCATACGTACTAAAGGTTTTATAAATAAAAGGCTTCCTGCCGCTGCTATAACCACAGAAAGAAGGCTTAAGAGGACCCTCTGCCGAAGCTCCTCAAGATGATCTACCAATGGCATCTCTATTTCGTTGGGGAGGGATTCCATCCTTTTGCCTGCTTTTTGATGTGGTGTGGCAGGTTTAGTCATTGAGAGGTTATAGAGATTTTCAAAATAGTTTTGAGGGTTAGATACAACAGCATTATGAGGTTAAGGGCTATTCGAAGTGAGATATTTTTTGGCCCGTTCTGGTTGAGCCCATCTGATGGTGCCTCCACGATGCCGGACAGTTCCTGGAGCTGAATTGTTAACTCTTTGCAGGTTTTGCGTAGGGGTCATAACAACAGCAACTTTTTTATTGGCTTTAGCCCTACTGAAATATGCGGCAAGGTCAGCAGCTAGCTGAAGATCAGGTTCATCTGGAAAAGTTGTAGAAGATTTAAGGACAACATGGCTGCCAGGACATTCCTGTGCATGAAACCAAAGATCTCCGGATTTTGAATAGCGGAGGCTAATTAATTCATTTTGCCGATGGTTTCTACCTATTTGGATAAGAAGACCTGCTGGGCTTTTTATCTCTAAAGGATTAGGTTGGTTTTGAATGTTCTTTTTGTGTTTCTTGCTTTGGTTTGATTTTTTTAGTAAATCATCAATTTCCATATTTAGCTCTTTAAGTCTTTGTAGACGATCTACGCTAGTTTCCCAGGTGTTTGTTATTAGATTTTCTAGATAGGTCTCGCTGTTATGAATTAGTTCGATCCTTTGCTTATGATGTTTGCACCTGTTTTTGAGACGATCCACAGATCGTTTAAGTTTTTTTGCTTTCTCATATAACTTTTGTGCTTTTAAAACACTATCTCGAGTTAGCGAAGGCATGCTGAGAATTAAGTCTGCTTCTTCTTTTAGTTGAGGGCCTTCAACGGTTTTTTCTAATAAAGCTTCTTGGTTTTGGAGCGCTTCTAATTCATGTTCAAGGTGCAAATCAAGAACTTTTTTAAGTTTTTTAGAAAGACTATTTATTTCCTTTTTGTTTAGACCTTCTTTGTAATAATGACCTAGAGCAAGTGCAAGGTTTTTGCTTGATTTGGAGGGATTAAGTACTTTTGAGTTCCACACTCTGTAGGGAGTTGGTCCTTGAAAGCTGAGGTTGAATATTTCTTCATCAAGTTGTGTAAGCCATTGACACCAACTTTTGTGGAGCATTGTCCATCGTCTATCACTTATCTGTAGCACAGGGAGGTTGAGAATCTCTATTGCTATCTCAAAATCTTCGTGGGCTAATTGCAATGAAAGCGAAGGACTAATTCCTTGATAGCTTGAATGTAAGTTTTTTTTTAAGGTTTCTGGAGTTAAGCATAGGCGTCTTTTCCAACTGTCTATTGTTTCGCTCTTGTTGGGCTTGATTCCTTTAAGAGGGGGTGGAGGAACATATCGGTCTCCTGTACTTATTGGCCTGATGCGAGATTGACTCTCACGGACTTGGCGACCAAGAGTAATAATTTGCTTATCTTCATTAAGTAGTAAAAAGTTGCTATGCCTTCCCATTAATTCAAGTATTAGAGATCGTTTAATAGGCTCTCCTGGACGCAAGGCTAGATTAAATTCAACAACACGTTCAAAGTCTTTTTGTTTGATTTCTACCAAGGTCATTTGTCCAAGGCAATTTTGAATTTGTTTTGCAAGAGTGCTTTTACTGCCGATACGTGATGGAGAGGGTACCCTAACTAATCTTGCTGCATCTGCTTTCCAGCTGAGTTCAAGCCAAACCAATCCCTTTAGGGTCCTTAAGCCAATTTGAAGTGTTTGGGGCTCTGGTTGTTGGGCTGTTTCAAATCGGCTGGGGACAATTTCTTTACGCAATTCGCTAAGGACTGCTTTTAGAGTGGTAAGGTCCATTATCTGGAGTGAATTTGACAACATTTATTTTTTAAGAAGGTATTCTTTCTGGAGTTATCTTTGTATTCTGTACGCCGATTTTGCATAGGTAGATGGAACTCTCAACTGATGCTGGCAGACTGACTGTTATCACTGGTCCAAGTGGCGTAGGAAAGGGTTCTTTGGTGAGGGAACTTTTAAAGTCTCATCCTCAAATTTGGCTTTCTATTTCTGCAACAACAAGAGAACCTAGAGTAGGTGAAATAGAGGGTAAAGATTACTTCTTTTTGCAAAAAGATCGTTTTCTGCAATTGGTTTCAGATGGAGGCTTTCTCGAATGGGCTGACTTCGCAGGGAATAGTTATGGCACTCCTCGTAAGCCTGTTTTAGATCACCTTTCACAAGGTCAGCCAGTTTTGTTAGAAATAGAGCTAGAAGGTGCAAGACAGATTCGCAAAAACTCTCCTGATTCTTTTCATATCTTTCTAGCTCCTCCAAGCTTTGAAGAATTAGAAAACCGTATTAGAGGTAGGGAAACGGATTCTGATGAGGCTATTCAAAAACGTTTATTCAGAGCCAGGGAAGAGTTAAATGCAAAAGATGAATTTGATGCTGTGATAATTAATGATGACTTGCAAGATGCTTGTTATCAAGTAGAGGAATTAATGGGCTTCACCACAAAAAAAGAAGGGCTTTGAGGCCCTTCTTTGAAATTAATTTCGCAACCTACTTAGGTCCTAAGACATTAAGCTTCTTTCTCTTATTTAGAGACAGTTTCTACTAGCCAAAAGACATTGGGTGGAATAGTAGGTCAGGGTGGAAACGATTAAATTCAATTAAGTACCCTGCAGTAAATAGAACCCATCCAGCGGCTACTACTGGCACAGATCTGAAAATCTTGTGCTTGTCGTAATAGGTGCCTTTATGTGGTGTGTTTGACATGGCTGGTGTTTTGTTTTGATGGTTAGAGAATTGAGGAGGCTCAGCTAGAAGGAAACTTTGCTGAAGTCAGATTCTGGCGAAGTTGTGATTTTGCTGTTGCTTTCACGGAGTCGACCAGAGCGGGCCTCTTTGTCAGCTTCTAGAGGCCACATTGCACCTTTTGCTAAAGCAGCTCTGAGGAAGTCAGGATCCAAGAAAATCTCATTTTCAGCCGGATTTTTTGAGGCACGGGCAAGCTTGAGATACTCCCTACCTGACCAGCCGATAATTCCTGCAACATATAGGAAAATATGTCCTGGTATTAAGACATCTCCTTCATGGCCGCGGAAAACATTTGCGCCAAAAGGCTCAATAGTTGCCGGTACGATCAAATGTGGGAGACCATCATCCCCACATACTGCTTTGCTGTACCTTTCAAACCTTTCTATGGCTTGTGGAGTTGATGCAGCACTTGCTCTTTCCTGGAAGCGAGCGCTTTCAGAACAAGGGGTAAGTCCGCCATGCAAATCGGAGATCTCAGCCTTTGCAACTGGCGCAAAGCCGAATACAAGAAGGCCCGAGAGCAAGACGGCGAAGAGACGACGCATTAGTTCGATACCTGTATTAATTCTGCCCTTCTAGGCAGCATGTAACCATACAAAGTTAGATCAGTTACCTCCATATGTTGACAACTGTGCTTGCCCTCGAAACAAGTTGTGACGAGTCAGCGGTTTCTTTGGTCAGAAGAAACCAAGGAAAAACATATGTTTTGTCAAGCAAAATCGCTTCTCAGGTTAAGGAACATTCCTTATGGGGAGGGGTTGTACCTGAAATTGCTTCAAGGAGACATCTAGAAGCTCTTCCTTTTTTGATTGCTGATGCATTAGAAGAATCCAAAGTGGATATCCCAAATGTTGATGCGGTTGCTGCAACTGTTACTCCTGGTTTAGTAGGGGCCCTTATGGTTGGATCAGTAACTGCGAGAACTTTGGCGGCTTTGTATTCATTGCCGTTTATAGGAATTCATCACTTAGAAGGTCACCTTGCTTCGGTTTTATTGTCTGAAGAGCCCCCCGACCCACCATATTTGGTGCTACTTGTGAGTGGCGGTCATACCGAGTTGATTGAGGTTAGAGATCATGGGGCATATGAACGTATTGGAAGGAGTCATGATGATGCAGCGGGAGAAGCTTTTGACAAAGTTGCACGTTTACTTGGGTTGCCTTATCCAGGAGGACCATCAATAGAAGCAATTGCTCAAGGAGGAGACCCTAGAAGATTTCAACTTCCTAAAGGAAAGGTTTCAAAGCCTGGCGGTGGATATTATTCATACGACTTTTCCTTTAGCGGTTTAAAGACTGCAATGCTTAGGAAGGTCGAATTATTTGCCTCAGAGGGACGGAAATTACCAGTTCCCGACCTTGCCGCTAGTTTTCAAAATATTGTGGCGGAAGTTTTGGTTGAAAGGACCGTGATTTGTGCTTCAGACAGGGGTTTGAGTAAAGTGGTTATGGTTGGGGGTGTTGCGGCTAATCGTCGATTGAGGGAGTTAATGGAAGTGTCTTGTCAGAAAAATTCCATTGAAGTCAATCTTGCACCAAAAGCCTTTTGTACAGATAATGCTGCAATGATCGGCGCCGCAGCTTTAAATCGTTTAAAATTATCGCAATGCTCTAGCTCTTTAGAACTAGGAGTTGTGGCTCGTATGCCCCTCAACCAAGCAGAGGCTTTATATAGTCAAAAGCCTCTTTTTTGAGTTATTTCCCTTTTTCATAAATGGAAACCAAATCTAAAAATGAGTTATCTTCAGATCCAGAAAAAGTAACAAGTGGAGAGTTGAATTCCTGGAGGAGAGGCTTTACTCCTCAGGCCGAGATATGGAATGGGAGGATGGCTATGTTTGGACTTGCAGTAGGAATAAGTATTCTTATTCTGCTTAGATTTAGTGTCCAGGGATGATTTACTTAGTAGTAAGATCTTGTTTCTTGGAGCTATAGCTTCTTAGATTAGGGGTTTGTATATTTAACATGTATTTCTATATCCGCACTTCCTGTTTTTCATGATGATTTGCTATGCAATGTCCTAAGAGTAAGTCTTTTATTCTTTATAGCTATTAGTCCACCCTCACACCCTACCCCTCACCCCCCCCATTCAGAGGTTATTAAGGTTGGCGTTGTATTAGTTAAGCCAGTATTGATTTTAAGTAACACAATTAAGCTTTTTCAAGCTATGTAAGCTGCTGCTGTGGTTTGTATTGACTCAGACAACATCTTTAAACAAACCTTGAGATTGCTAGAGGATCAAAAGACTTACGAAAATATGTCAAGAACCAAACACCCATTTTGTGATGGCAAGGCAAGTTCTCGAATCTTTAGAGCAAGTTTGGAATTCTAGGGGACCTGATGCTTCGTTTAGCAATTGTGGAAATTATCGCTGGTGGTTGAAGCGCGAAATAGGGCAGAGTCCTAAAACAATTGTATTTGTGGGCTTAAATCCTTCTAAGGCAAATAAGTTACAGGATGATGCCACCCTTCGGAGGGCAATTGCTTTTGCAAGCTCTTGGGGCTATGGAGGACTTCTAGTGGCGAATATATTTGCCCTAGTTGCTAAGTCTCCTTTAACTCTTAGGAAATCTCGGGATCCTATCGGGGATCTAAATGACAATGTTCTTCTCTCCATTTTTAATAGGTGGTCAAAGGAATCTGATTTAGATTTATGGTTGGGATGGGGAGAAGGTGGAACTTTCCTTAAAAGGAATGAAGAGGCAATGTCAATGTTGAAACCCGCAGTCCTGAAGAGAGAAAAACTTTTCCCCAATACAAAGGGTCTTCTTGCTTTGGGAACGACTTTGGGAGGTAATCCCCTCCACCCTTTATATGTTGGAGCAAATGTGTCGTTAAAGATCTATGAGACTTTGTTTTGAAGAGATGATAGTGCACTTCTCCTCTTGAATGAATAAGGTTGCCTTTAGATAAAACAACAGTTTCAAATTGATCTAACATGAAATATTTCTGCACGGATATAAGAGAACCATTAATGTTTGTTTTGTCCATTTAGTTTTTAGATGTTATAAATCGATTTATCCGACATGAGGCTCTATCAGAACAGCCATTATTTTTATTAGTTCTTGTGTTAAAAGCTCTCAAAAGGACTTCCTATGACACCTGAGCGGCTAGGCCTGCTTTGGGGCGTTACTGTCTTCGCCGGCGCGGGGGCAAGGCTATTGGCTGCTTTTACAGGGCTCCCTGGGGTGGTTCTGCTTTTGCTTGCTGGACTTTTGATTGGTAGATCGGGGCTTGGTTTAGTCGAGCCTCTTGATTTGGGAGATGGTCTCGAGACGGTAGTAGGCCTTTTGGTAAGCCTTGTTTTATTTGATGGAGGACTAAACCTTCGACTTCCTGGTGACACAATAAAAGCCACAGTTTTTCGAATATCTGTAATTAGACTTTTAGTGTCTTTCCCGGCTGTTTTGTTTGCAGCTCATTGGTTGGCTGGTTTGGGCTGGGGTGTCGCATCTGTCTATAGCGCAATTGTTTTAGCCACTGGTCCGACAGTTGTTACCCCTTTAGTGCAACAAATACGCCTTGCATCTCCTTTGGGAGATGTGCTCGAAGCAGAAGGTCTTGTCTTGGAGCCAATAGGCGCGGTTATGGCTTTGCTACTTCTTCAGCTCGCTTTGGGGGATTTGCATGGATGGCGAGAGGTCGCTTCTGGAGCTTTCGTGAAATTAGGTGGAGGCGTAGGCCTGGGTTTAATTTTTGGTTGGCTAATGTCAGAGGCTTTAAGGTTTTTAAAGCCAGAGCCTTCAGTTGGCTTGAGACTTCAAATAACTTTAGGGTTGCTTTTTCTTTTATATGGAGTTTGTGAGTGGTTACTCCCTCTTTCTGGGCTCCCAGCATCAGTTTCGGCAGGAGTAGTTGTTGGTCGGAGGCCTGCAACTAATGCTGGTCAGTTGGATGGCTTAATTCGAGAACTTGCTCAACTTGCAATAACAATGCTTTTCCCCTTATTGGCCGCAGATGTTTCATGGAGTGAGCTAAGCCCGCTTGGTTGGGGTGGTTTTACTTGCGTTTTGGCTCTAATGATTGTAGTCAGACCTCTTGCCGTTAGTTTTGCTACAACTGGCTTGCCTCTTGATTTTAGGCAGAGACTTTTCTTAGGTTGGTTGGCTCCTAGAGGGATTGTGACTGCAGCTGTGGCGTCCCTATTCTCAATTCGGCTTGAACAAGCTGGCGTTTTGGGGGCTGGTCGTCTTCAAGGGTTAGTTTTTTTGACAATCCTAATGACTGTTGGGATTCAGGGGCTAACAGCTCAACCTTTGGCTAAGGCGTTTGGTTTGTTAGCCCCACAAAAGAGCGAAGAAGCAACAGATTTACAAGCACCTTCTAATACGGCTTCTGTCTTGGCCGACCCTGGCAAGGAGGCTCCATGAGGAGAGGAGGTCTGGTCCTTGAAGTTGGCCAAATAGTGCTGCTCTAAGGCTCTTCATTATTAAACCTTTTTTTACCTCGGCCTTTTTGGCGGAATCGTTTAATAGTCCTTGTGCTTTTGGAATTTCCATTCCATTCCAAGGATCTTCTTCAAGTTTCTCTAGGAGAAATTTAAGGGCCGTTTTTGCACCTTTTAGTTGTAATTGTTCGAGCCCATCCTGTTTGAGTAAAGGTACCTCGAAAAAAGGTCTTGATTGTTCTAAAGCGTCATTAATGACAGTGAGTGATGGCCCTATTAGCTCTGCCAAAGCAATGCCCCAAGCCTTTTCTGGAAGTTGCCAATTGTTGTCTCTTAGGATTGGGCTGATTTCTTCAAAAAGTTTCTCGGGATGCCATTGATGAATAATTTGTGCATTTAGCCAATTCAGCTTGTCCCAATCAAACTTTGCACCTGCCTTGTTTACTCTGTCAAAATTAAAAACCTCTGCTGCCTCATTAGCAGTAAATTTTTCATCCATTCCATCAGGGACAGACCAACCTAATAGAGCCATATAATTAGCCATTGCGTCAGGGGTATAGCCCATATCTCTGAAATCGCTTATTGAGGTGACTCCATCACGCTTAGAGAGTTTGCGGCCTTCAGTATTAAGGATTAATGGAGTGTGAGCGAAAATTGGTTCAGCTAATCCGAAAGCTTTGTATAGGACTAATTGCTTAGCTGTATTTGCTAAATGGTCTTCCCCCCGAATTACATGGCTGATCTGCATTGCAGCATCGTCAAGAACTACCACTAAGTTGTATAGAGGAGAACCAATTTTGTCTGAGGGGGATCGCCTAGAAAGAACCATATCTCCGCCTAAATCTGCTCCTTTCCAAATCATTTTTCCTCTTACGAGGTCATTCCATTGAATTAACTCGTTGTCCTCAATGCGAAAACGTACAACACATGTTCTGCCTTTTTCTATATAGGATTTTTCTTGTTCGGAAGATAGATTTCTATGTCTGTTGTCATAGCGAGGGGCTTGACCTCTGTTTTTTTGATCATTACGCATTTCTTCCAATTCAGCTTCTGTTGCATAGCACCTATAGGCCAGGCCCTTGTCTAGGAGAGTTTGTATGGCTTTGCGGTGGCTATTTATATGATCACTTTGCCGAACAAGTTCCTCGTCCCAATTCAAGCCAAGCCATTGAAGGCCTTCGAGAATGTTTTCAGTAAATTCTTCGCGCGATCTTTCTTGATCTGTATCCTCAATACGCAGTAAGAATTTCCCCCTTTGATTCCTAGCAAAAAGCCAATTGAACAAGGCTGTTCTTGCTGTGCCTATATGAAGCTTCCCAGTAGGACTTGGGGCTAGGCGAACACGCACAGTCAAAGTTTTTTTTGGAAAGCTTAGGTAACGGGACCGACGGGGTTCGAACCCGCAACTTCCGCCGTGACAGGGCGGTGCTCTAACCAGTTGAACTACGGTCCCAGGATTACGTTTGCTTGAAGTCGCAGGAAAAAGAGGTGGGTGGTTTGCGCTTAAACAATCAGTGAAGTATCAACCTCTGCCCTGCCTCACGTCAACTTGCTCATAAGATCTCTCCAATTGAAGGTTCAGGGCAGTGGTCATTTGATTTGCCTTGCATAGGGAAAAAGATCCTTAATGCTTAATAAGGATCTTCTGAGGTTTAAAGGTTAAAGACTCTTTACCAAATTCATGGTCGGAAACCTGCTGGTTCTATTAGTCGAACTTGATTCCCTCGAGCAGTAAATTCCCGCCCTTGGTCACTTTGTACGACTACACGACCACCAGATTTGACTCGAATTACTCGAGCACGAACCCAGCCTAAGGCTGCAGATTCGAGCACTTTTACGACATCACCAGGTTGAAGATCCAACTCCATGCTCAAAACTAGGAAACTGCAGGACAATTCATCGGACGCGCCGTGGAGGACTCGAACCCCCGACATCAGGTTTTGGAGACCTGCGTTCTACCAACTGAACTAACGGCGCATTTACGATGTACATATAACCCGTCGTAATAAGACGACGGTTTTTTGGTTTGAACGAGGTATAAACCTCAGCGGTCGAAGCGCTGCTTCACGCGTGTGGCCTTGCCCACCCGATCACGCAGATAGAAAAGCTTCGCTCTTCTAACTTTACCGCGACGTTCAACTTTTATGGAGGCCACCTGGGGACTATGCAGCATGAATACACGCTCGACTCCTATTCCCTGAAAAATACGACGCACAGTAATAGTTCCATTTAGACCTCCATGCCGCTTAGAAATCACAACACCTTCGTAGGGCTGGACACGTTCTTTATTGCCTTCGCTTATTCGAACACCAACGCGAACAGTGTCTCCAACGTATATCTCGGGGAGTTTGTTTTTTTGCTGCGACGTCTCGAATCCGTGAATTAGCTCCTCTGCATTTAGTTTTTCTCTGACCAAGGCTTTAGAAGCTTCTTCCTCCATTGGAGAAGAAGCGGGCTCAGTGTCAGGAGAAACTGTCTCTTCAGTTGTAGTTGCACTATCCTCAGGGGAAGTACTTTTCGACTCGGTTGTCATCCAAGCTCCGCGATAACTCGGCAAACCTCAATATTACATTCCCACTAATCCAAATATCCATTTTTTTTAGACCACTTTTTAAAAAAGATTCGTTTGGGACAAGCTCGAGGAAGGGATTAACACTCTATTGAAGCAGAATTTATGAAAGCCATCAACAACTGGCTGCTCAAGTAGGAGTGAAAAAAAATTGGAGCACAGCGGATTTTAAAAGCCTTAAGGAATTACTTTGCTTTGTCTTGCAAGCAAGCACTTGCTGCAAACATTCTAAATCGAGATAAATTTAAGTTGGCTGGAGACAGAAGCTTCACACTTTGCGCTCCAAATTTTTATCCGGAAATTCCTTTTTGGACCAAATGAAACTTTTTTCAGACCTTTTAACTTCGAAAACCTTGTCCAAGGAGGTCGTTGCTGGACCAAGGATCAATCAGCGCAGAGGAGTGGAAATAAAGTCCGCTAGAGAGGTAGAGATTATGCGAAAGGCGAGCAATATTGTTGCAACTGTTCTTCGTGAAATAAGTTTGATGGCAGAGCCCGGTCAGACAACAGCTGATCTTGATAAGTATGCAGAAAGTCGAATTAGAGATCTGGGGGCTGTCCCAAGTTTCAAGGGTTACCAAGGTTTTCCAGCAAGTATTTGTGCAAGTATCAATAATGAGGTCGTGCATGGGATTCCAGGACCTAAAAGAGTTATCAAGGAAGGTGATTTGCTCAAGGTTGATACTGGCGCTTATTTTGATGGCTATCACGGGGACAGTTGTATAACTATTTGCGTGGGGCAAGTCCCAGAGCTCGCAATGAGATTAAGTAAAGTTGCTCAGGAAGCTCTGATGGTTGGGCTTAAGCAAATAAAACCTAAAAACACTCTTTTAGATATTGCAGGTGCAATTGAAGATCACGTTAGGGCAAATAATTTCAGTGTAGTTGAGGATTACACAGGACATGGTGTTGGTAGGAATCTCCACGAGGAGCCCTCAGTATTCAATTTTCGAACAAATGAACTTCCAAATGTTGCTCTTCGGGCAGGAATGACACTCGCTGTTGAGCCTATCTTGAATGCAGGCAGTAAAGCATGCAGAACCCTTAAAGATGGCTGGACGGTGGTTACCAAAGATGGCAGCCTTTCTGCTCAGTGGGAGCATACTATAGTCGTAACTTCTGATGGTTGTGAGATACTTACTGATAGGGATAATTTGTAAAAAGAAGAGATCAGTTATTAATTCAACTATGGCTTATTTGTGTGGATTGCATAATCTTTGCGTAAAATATCCTTGAGAGTTCAGTTATAGGCATTAGAAAATATGTTATTGGATTTGGAGTTATTATTATTAGATCAAGTCCGAGGTCTGCTTGATTGATTATTTGATTTGCTACCCAGCTAGGAGACATTAATCCTATTGGATTTAGTTCTGACTTAAATGGTCCAAGAACAAGTTTTCTGATTCTATATTTCTTTCTTTGTTTCTTCGAGAGATTGATCCAGTTCAAAGTTACCAATTGGCCAATTAGACGCTTGCTTAGCTCATAGGCAGGGCTAAGTGCTGGTTGTATTTCAGCCTCAGAGGTGTTGACCCAGATT includes:
- the gltX gene encoding glutamate--tRNA ligase, whose translation is MRVRLAPSPTGKLHIGTARTALFNWLFARNQRGKFLLRIEDTDQERSREEFTENILEGLQWLGLNWDEELVRQSDHINSHRKAIQTLLDKGLAYRCYATEAELEEMRNDQKNRGQAPRYDNRHRNLSSEQEKSYIEKGRTCVVRFRIEDNELIQWNDLVRGKMIWKGADLGGDMVLSRRSPSDKIGSPLYNLVVVLDDAAMQISHVIRGEDHLANTAKQLVLYKAFGLAEPIFAHTPLILNTEGRKLSKRDGVTSISDFRDMGYTPDAMANYMALLGWSVPDGMDEKFTANEAAEVFNFDRVNKAGAKFDWDKLNWLNAQIIHQWHPEKLFEEISPILRDNNWQLPEKAWGIALAELIGPSLTVINDALEQSRPFFEVPLLKQDGLEQLQLKGAKTALKFLLEKLEEDPWNGMEIPKAQGLLNDSAKKAEVKKGLIMKSLRAALFGQLQGPDLLSSWSLLARVGQDRSRIRRCL
- a CDS encoding hyperconserved protein Hcp, translating into MELDLQPGDVVKVLESAALGWVRARVIRVKSGGRVVVQSDQGREFTARGNQVRLIEPAGFRP
- the rplS gene encoding 50S ribosomal protein L19, whose protein sequence is MTTESKSTSPEDSATTTEETVSPDTEPASSPMEEEASKALVREKLNAEELIHGFETSQQKNKLPEIYVGDTVRVGVRISEGNKERVQPYEGVVISKRHGGLNGTITVRRIFQGIGVERVFMLHSPQVASIKVERRGKVRRAKLFYLRDRVGKATRVKQRFDR
- the map gene encoding type I methionyl aminopeptidase, which gives rise to MKLFSDLLTSKTLSKEVVAGPRINQRRGVEIKSAREVEIMRKASNIVATVLREISLMAEPGQTTADLDKYAESRIRDLGAVPSFKGYQGFPASICASINNEVVHGIPGPKRVIKEGDLLKVDTGAYFDGYHGDSCITICVGQVPELAMRLSKVAQEALMVGLKQIKPKNTLLDIAGAIEDHVRANNFSVVEDYTGHGVGRNLHEEPSVFNFRTNELPNVALRAGMTLAVEPILNAGSKACRTLKDGWTVVTKDGSLSAQWEHTIVVTSDGCEILTDRDNL